The Dethiosulfovibrio peptidovorans genome contains the following window.
AAAGATCCCGTACCCCCCTCAAACCCATTTCAATAGCGATAACGGCTTTTTGGCGGCAAATCCAAAGGAATTCCGCTAAAGGAGCTAGACTCCTATCCACCAATTTGACAGACCGTCTCTCCATTAAAAGGGCTTTTTTATGTCGTATTCCTCGACGATACTCAGCAAGCTTCATAGCATAGACTGGGTAGAGAAGCGCACACATGATATCCAAGAAACGACGTCTGATTCCCGGCGTTCCCTCGATAAGAGCTAAATCTCCCGGAAGAAAAGCCAATGCGGGTATCCTGTACCGTATGGATCCACAATTACTTCGTTTACCATCGAAGCGCATAGAGCATCGGGTGGTGACTAACGATTGAACAGTCACCGACTCCTCACCTTGAAATGTCCCCTTCAAGACCCCCCTGGTTTCATCTGTATCCCAGTTGAGCAGAGGAGAACGTCTCAAAGACTTAAAAGGACCCCATCCAGTAAGGATATGAAAACTTTCTAATATATTAGTTTTCCCAACCCCATTTGGACCAATAAGAAGATTAAGTTTAGGAGACCAATTAACTTTTATATTTTTTATATTTTTAAAGTTTTTGACAGTGCTTTCCTCGCAAAACACTTAATTAATAGACTCCTCCCAATCATCCAGAGCCTCAAGATCGGTGCTTTTCAGCTTGATGGGCATGAGCATGTACAGGAAATCGCCTCCATTTGGACGGAGCATCATCATCTGTCCTTCCTGACCATTGAAGGACAGAGTTACCTGATCACCGTGAAAAGCTTTAAGACCTCCCATAAGGAACGTTACGTTGAAAGCTACTTTGAGAGACTCTCCTTTAATTATGCCATCGATAAGCTCTTTGGCCTCTCCGATATCGGGAGCTTTTCCAAATAATTTGAGAGAACCTCCAGGGGAAAGGGTTAAAATTACCGTTTTATTATGATCTCGAACTACAACATCAATTCTCTCTAGCGCATCAATAAATTGGGTTCGGTCGATCTCCAGGGTTGTTGTTGTGTTAGGATTGAGTATTTTTTCATAATTAGGAAATGATGAATCTATTTTTCTAATAGAAAATTCTAAATTGTCCATAGTGAAGTATCCTAAACTTCCATCTATTGAGATGCA
Protein-coding sequences here:
- a CDS encoding DNA replication and repair protein RecF, whose product is MFCEESTVKNFKNIKNIKVNWSPKLNLLIGPNGVGKTNILESFHILTGWGPFKSLRRSPLLNWDTDETRGVLKGTFQGEESVTVQSLVTTRCSMRFDGKRSNCGSIRYRIPALAFLPGDLALIEGTPGIRRRFLDIMCALLYPVYAMKLAEYRRGIRHKKALLMERRSVKLVDRSLAPLAEFLWICRQKAVIAIEMGLRGVRDLLPESIGLTLAPGGGASGYDVKTWYGESSDRCSHRERFAGRPLIGPHRDDLVLTARGMNASMRFSRGQRRRASLALIMAAGWAVERKLRRAPILLLDEVASELDSHGRKIIVDVLHRSGWQVFAATAEDDLVNWPGVRWSIRDGELREGGIK